The proteins below are encoded in one region of Aeromonas veronii:
- the aroK gene encoding shikimate kinase AroK: MAEKRNIFLIGPMGAGKSTIGRHLAEQLHMEFFDSDHEIERRSGADIGWVFDVEGEEGFRIREEKVIGELAEQQGIVLATGGGAIKSRETRNKLSARGIVVYLETTIEKQLARTQRDKRRPLLQTEEPPREVLERLALERNALYEEVADFVIHTDEQSAKVVANQIVKLIGM, translated from the coding sequence ATGGCTGAGAAACGCAATATTTTCCTGATAGGTCCCATGGGTGCGGGCAAGAGCACCATAGGTAGACATCTGGCAGAACAACTGCACATGGAGTTTTTCGACTCGGATCATGAGATTGAGCGCCGCAGTGGTGCCGATATCGGCTGGGTGTTCGATGTTGAAGGCGAAGAGGGTTTCCGGATCCGCGAAGAGAAAGTGATCGGCGAACTCGCCGAGCAGCAGGGCATCGTGCTGGCAACGGGTGGCGGTGCCATCAAGAGCCGCGAGACTCGCAACAAGCTTTCCGCCCGTGGCATCGTTGTCTACCTCGAAACCACCATTGAGAAGCAGCTGGCGCGAACCCAGAGAGACAAGCGTCGTCCCCTGTTGCAAACCGAGGAGCCGCCCCGTGAAGTACTGGAGCGTCTGGCTCTGGAGCGCAACGCCCTGTATGAAGAAGTCGCCGACTTTGTCATCCACACCGATGAGCAAAGTGCAAAAGTTGTTGCCAATCAAATCGTCAAGTTGATCGGCATGTAA
- the pilQ gene encoding type IV pilus secretin PilQ, with protein sequence MRTTISRMTGVALLWFGACHQAWAVPTLQEVKVNPLLADQLLLELSFSEPVSGFSDRLSYEPNQLLLHVPGAVGALTANPLPIKQQGVDNLKVEGKGEGLDIKIALDQLTPYQVHQQGNKLLVSLGEKVGQTTAAAPAVTQSALVRSQPVTQSALIDTQRVAQNQSMPVPQPVSAPTPAAAYKPVLPTQQASSGAYFNSVKGADFRRGKEGQGEFLVTLDNSSAAVDVSSRGQKVLAKFHGTRIPDDQLNLINVQDFATPVSQVEVFRQGNDTLFELSVNGQFDYRYDQADKMFIIEVKKRVTTTAAKQYQGKPISLNFQDIPVRTVLQIIADFNNLNLVTTDSVAGNITLRLDGVPWEQALDIILKVRGLDKRLDNNILLVAPAEEIAAREKQQMESRNQVADLAPLYTEYMQINYAKAAEVAALLSSESTKLLSPRGAVSVDERTNVLVVKDTADVISSVKRMLDILDIPVKQVVIEARMVTIDDGFDEALGVRWGVTKTDGHGNGTSGTIEGNDGSGNNDGSSAITRPNVEDRLNVNLPVTNAAGTLAFQVARLANGTLLDLELSALEKESKAEIIASPRVTTANQKPALIEQGTEIPYVESSSSGATSVTFKKAVLSLKVTPQITPDNRVILDLTVTQDTKGETVPTGTGDAVSINAQSITTQVLVNNGETLVLGGIYQQTIKSDVSKVPLLGDIPGLGYLFKKTTSENKKRELLIFVTPRIVTDAL encoded by the coding sequence ATGAGAACAACAATAAGCAGGATGACCGGCGTGGCGCTGCTGTGGTTTGGGGCCTGCCATCAAGCATGGGCAGTGCCGACGCTGCAAGAGGTCAAGGTGAACCCCTTGTTGGCAGACCAGCTGTTGCTGGAGCTGAGCTTCAGTGAGCCGGTGAGTGGCTTTAGCGACAGATTGTCCTATGAACCCAATCAGTTGCTGCTCCATGTGCCCGGAGCCGTTGGTGCGCTAACGGCCAATCCGCTGCCCATCAAGCAACAGGGGGTGGACAATCTCAAGGTGGAAGGCAAGGGGGAGGGGCTAGACATCAAGATAGCCCTCGACCAGCTGACCCCTTATCAGGTGCATCAACAGGGCAACAAGTTGCTGGTGTCATTGGGGGAAAAGGTGGGCCAAACGACGGCAGCGGCGCCTGCAGTCACCCAGTCGGCGCTGGTCAGGAGTCAGCCAGTCACTCAGTCAGCGCTGATCGATACCCAGCGGGTTGCTCAAAATCAATCCATGCCCGTCCCCCAGCCAGTATCGGCTCCCACTCCTGCCGCGGCCTACAAACCTGTGTTGCCTACCCAGCAGGCCAGCAGTGGGGCCTATTTCAACTCGGTCAAAGGGGCGGACTTCAGGCGTGGCAAGGAGGGGCAGGGGGAGTTTCTGGTGACCCTGGACAACAGTTCGGCGGCGGTGGATGTCAGCAGCCGCGGTCAGAAGGTATTGGCCAAGTTCCATGGCACACGGATCCCGGATGATCAGCTCAACCTCATCAACGTGCAGGACTTCGCGACCCCGGTTTCTCAGGTGGAAGTTTTCCGCCAAGGCAATGACACCCTGTTTGAACTGTCAGTCAACGGCCAATTCGACTATCGCTACGATCAGGCCGACAAGATGTTCATCATAGAGGTGAAGAAGCGCGTCACCACCACGGCGGCCAAGCAGTATCAGGGCAAGCCAATCTCCTTGAACTTCCAGGATATTCCTGTGCGGACCGTGCTGCAGATCATCGCCGACTTCAACAATCTGAACCTGGTCACCACGGACTCCGTCGCCGGCAATATCACCCTGCGCCTCGATGGCGTGCCCTGGGAGCAGGCACTGGACATCATCCTCAAAGTCAGGGGGCTGGATAAACGCCTGGACAACAACATCTTGCTGGTGGCGCCGGCAGAAGAGATTGCCGCTCGTGAGAAGCAGCAGATGGAGAGTCGCAACCAGGTGGCGGACCTGGCGCCGCTTTATACCGAGTACATGCAGATCAACTATGCCAAGGCGGCGGAGGTGGCGGCATTGCTCTCCTCGGAGAGTACCAAGCTGCTCTCCCCCAGGGGGGCAGTGAGCGTGGATGAGCGTACCAACGTGCTGGTGGTCAAGGACACGGCGGATGTCATCAGTAGCGTCAAACGGATGCTGGATATCCTCGACATCCCGGTCAAGCAGGTGGTGATTGAGGCTCGCATGGTGACCATTGACGATGGCTTCGACGAAGCGCTAGGGGTGCGCTGGGGGGTGACCAAGACGGATGGGCACGGCAACGGAACCTCGGGGACCATAGAAGGCAATGATGGTTCGGGCAACAATGATGGATCCTCAGCCATTACTCGTCCCAACGTCGAGGACAGACTCAACGTCAACCTGCCAGTGACCAATGCAGCAGGGACCCTCGCCTTCCAGGTGGCCCGTCTCGCCAATGGCACCCTGCTGGATCTGGAACTGTCGGCGCTGGAGAAGGAAAGCAAGGCCGAAATCATCGCGAGCCCCCGGGTGACGACGGCGAACCAGAAGCCGGCGTTGATTGAGCAGGGTACCGAAATTCCCTATGTGGAGTCCTCTTCCAGCGGGGCGACTTCGGTCACCTTCAAGAAGGCGGTACTGAGCCTCAAGGTCACCCCCCAGATCACTCCGGACAACCGGGTGATCCTGGACTTGACCGTGACTCAGGATACCAAGGGGGAGACGGTGCCGACCGGTACCGGGGATGCGGTCTCCATCAACGCCCAGTCCATTACCACCCAGGTGCTGGTGAACAACGGCGAGACCCTGGTGCTCGGTGGCATTTATCAGCAGACCATCAAGAGCGATGTCAGCAAGGTGCCCCTGCTCGGGGATATCCCGGGCCTTGGCTATCTGTTCAAGAAAACCACCAGCGAGAACAAGAAGCGGGAATTGCTGATCTTCGTCACCCCGCGGATCGTGACCGACGCCCTCTGA